From Juglans regia cultivar Chandler chromosome 8, Walnut 2.0, whole genome shotgun sequence, the proteins below share one genomic window:
- the LOC118349226 gene encoding disease resistance protein At4g27190-like, which translates to MEEIVLAVLAKIAEYTVQPVGRWLCYSCHYKSNMEHLKNQEMMLRDAQKEVERKVKTASDNGDQIKDNVETWLKKVDEIIKKLGGGEEEGESRNSNPSCLNLKQRHQMSREAKEMVDNIAELLKMENFVSGVSHRLAAQDRVTPINMDYMTLDSRISITKRIMEALGDANINKIGVWGSPGVGKSTLMKEIFRKAKEESLFDEVALANVTKSPNLSQIQEEIANMLDLKLDPNCKTEMVRAAHLRARLEKDKEKKILVILDDIWKRLDLEEIGIIPSERCKVLLTSRDRHVLASEMVNEENSFKLDTLGEEEAWNLFEKMAGDFAKDDLDLRNTAIEVAKACGGLPIALVTVSRALKNKNSRIWKDALLKLTKSTPEHDTEIWSPVYSCIQLSYKHLDGRELKSLFLLCARQGYYISYRDLLRYGFGLCLFCGIDTLDGARNRLEYLVSKLQDACLLLQSPRSSEEFYMHDVVRHVATMIASNDDHNMFVMRGDGG; encoded by the coding sequence ATGGAGGAGATCGTTCTTGCAGTTTTAGCGAAAATCGCAGAGTACACTGTTCAACCAGTTGGACGGTGGCTATGTTATTCATGTCACTACAAGAGCAACATGGAGCATTTGAAGAATCAGGAAATGATGCTGCGGGATGCTCAGAAAGAGGTTGAACGCAAGGTTAAAACTGCTTCAGATAACGGCGATCAAATTAAAGATAATGTAGAAACGTGGTTGAAAAAGGTGGATGAAATTATCAAGAAACTTGGTGGAGGTGAAGAAGAAGGGGAATCGAGGAACTCTAATCCGTCATGCCTGAACTTGAAGCAACGACATCAGATGAGCCGGGAAGCAAAGGAGATGGTGGATAATATTGCTGAACTTCTTAAAATGGAAAACTTCGTCAGCGGCGTTTCCCATCGTCTTGCTGCGCAAGATAGGGTGACTCCAATAAACATGGATTACATGACCTTGGATTCGAGGATATCAATTACGAAGAGAATTATGGAGGCATTGGGAGATGCTAATATTAACAAGATCGGCGTGTGGGGGTCGCCTGGAGTTGGAAAGAGTACACTGATGAAAGAAATTTTCAGGAAAGCCAAGGAAGAAAGCTTATTCGATGAGGTGGCTCTGGCAAATGTGACGAAAAGCCCAAACCTAAGTCAAATTCAAGAAGAAATTGCAAACATGCTAGATCTAAAGCTTGATCCTAATTGTAAAACTGAAATGGTAAGAGCAGCCCATCTACGGGCGAGGTTAGAAAAAGACAAGGAGAAGAAGATACTTGTTATCTTGGATGATATATGGAAGCGACTTGATTTGGAGGAAATAGGAATTATTCCTTCCGAAAGATGCAAAGTACTACTCACATCCAGAGATCGACATGTACTAGCTTCTGAGATGGTCAACGAAGAGAACAGCTTTAAACTCGACACTttaggagaagaagaagcatgGAACTTATTTGAAAAGATGGCAGGTGATTTTGCGAAAGATGATCTTGACTTGCGAAACACAGCAATTGAGGTAGCTAAAGCATGTGGAGGTCTTCCTATTGCACTTGTAACAGTTTCTAGGGCATTAAAGAACAAGAATTCGAGAATCTGGAAGGATGCCCTGTTGAAACTAACAAAATCCACTCCAGAACATGACACAGAAATATGGTCACCCGTATATTCTTGTATACAACTGAGTTATAAACATCTTGATGGTAGAGAGCTCAAATCCCTCTTTTTGCTTTGTGCTCGACAAGGTTACTACATTTCCTATCGGGACTTGTTGAGATATGGTTTCGGTCTGTGTTTATTCTGTGGCATTGATACATTGGATGGAGCAAGAAACAGACTAGAATATTTAGTTAGCAAGCTCCAAGATGCTTGTTTGCTACTACAAAGTCCGCGTAGCTCTGAGGAATTTTACATGCATGATGTTGTTCGTCATGTCGCTACAATGATTGCATCCAATGATGATCATAATATGTTTGTCATGAGAGGCGATGGTGGGTAA